A single Anaerolineae bacterium DNA region contains:
- a CDS encoding MFS transporter: MAPYLALNYIITFICFTDTHLLLPIMSLYALSIGASVGAIGIIVGLYSAINTLANIFFGRLIDRVGYKSPLIFGLFGDALCMFGYTLCQSPVCLALLRGLHGLAGGIAGPATMSFTGQRVTRGKRGRGMGFYGAALALASLIGYGLSGILASRLGYKAVFYFGSALLFLGGILALAMPRGKPIARPEVVVGEELRKIGSLLKRRGLIISYCSVFAQYFAFGSVVTLLPLYVKGLGMEAFQVAMLLATFTIAFIFLQLPSGFLSDKVGRWIPVVAGLSLSVVSLVALPTLKTFTSLAAVMALYGMAYSLLFPSISALITDYTDHGEQGLATGIFHALLTAGVGFGAPFMGWVAELTGIELGLALSSGPFALTLLILLLIGALGGIGKASNGPH, encoded by the coding sequence ATGGCTCCCTACCTTGCCTTGAATTACATCATTACCTTTATCTGCTTCACCGATACCCACCTTCTCCTTCCCATAATGTCCCTTTATGCTCTGAGCATCGGTGCCAGCGTGGGAGCGATAGGCATTATTGTGGGGCTTTACTCCGCAATCAATACCCTGGCCAACATCTTCTTTGGCCGGCTAATTGACAGGGTGGGCTATAAAAGTCCTTTGATTTTTGGGCTATTTGGCGATGCCCTATGCATGTTTGGCTATACTCTGTGCCAATCTCCCGTCTGCCTGGCCCTATTGCGCGGCCTTCACGGGTTAGCAGGTGGAATAGCTGGACCAGCGACCATGTCCTTTACCGGGCAGCGTGTAACCAGAGGAAAGAGGGGAAGAGGTATGGGTTTCTACGGAGCCGCCCTAGCTTTAGCAAGCCTTATAGGCTATGGACTGAGCGGAATTTTAGCTTCCCGTTTGGGATACAAAGCCGTCTTCTACTTTGGATCGGCTTTGTTGTTTTTGGGCGGGATTTTGGCTTTGGCAATGCCAAGAGGTAAGCCTATCGCTCGCCCGGAAGTGGTCGTTGGGGAAGAACTAAGGAAAATAGGAAGCCTTTTGAAAAGAAGGGGGTTAATCATTTCTTACTGCTCTGTATTTGCTCAGTATTTCGCTTTCGGCAGTGTGGTCACTCTGTTGCCTCTGTATGTTAAAGGGTTAGGAATGGAAGCCTTTCAGGTGGCCATGCTCCTCGCCACCTTCACTATTGCTTTCATCTTTCTCCAGTTACCATCCGGGTTTCTGTCTGACAAAGTAGGGCGCTGGATACCTGTTGTTGCAGGGCTTTCATTAAGCGTCGTATCCCTGGTTGCTTTGCCCACTTTGAAGACCTTCACCTCTCTTGCTGCAGTTATGGCGCTATATGGCATGGCTTACAGCTTATTATTCCCCTCCATATCAGCCCTAATCACCGATTATACTGACCATGGGGAACAAGGGTTAGCCACAGGAATCTTTCATGCTTTGCTTACCGCTGGCGTTGGCTTTGGGGCGCCTTTCATGGGCTGGGTTGCTGAATTAACGGGAATTGAGTTGGGCTTGGCCCTCAGCTCGGGGCCGTTTGCTTTAACTTTGTTAATCCTCTTGCTCATTGGGGCCCTTGGCGGCATCGGAAAAGCAAGCAATGGACCTCATTAG
- a CDS encoding phosphatidate cytidylyltransferase: MKEDLDSSKKGKSSSYMAKLEQSQFRNRVLVAALLIPAIILITWAGGILFALVVGAAALIATWEFFRLMEKGGFNPLWPMGLILTAFLVLNAFWPHLNLLPFGLSAWIVVATIWQLFRRTIYPAVDWALTLAGGFYIGWLISHFVSLRSLPNGYTWVLLTLFITWAEDSGAYFVGLKWGKRPIWPRLSPKKTWEGTIGGWLAGVLAAIVLGTIAGIPLHHSLALGIIVATTAPFGDLAVSMIKRQVGAKDSGTIFPGHGGMLDRIDSLLFAAIGVYYYVVTVVF; encoded by the coding sequence GTGAAAGAAGATTTGGACTCCTCAAAGAAAGGTAAAAGCTCCTCCTACATGGCCAAATTAGAGCAATCCCAATTCCGAAACCGGGTCCTGGTCGCTGCTTTGCTTATCCCGGCTATTATTCTAATAACATGGGCTGGGGGAATACTTTTCGCTTTAGTAGTGGGAGCGGCCGCCCTCATAGCCACATGGGAGTTTTTCCGATTAATGGAAAAAGGGGGGTTCAATCCCCTCTGGCCAATGGGCCTTATCCTCACCGCTTTTCTGGTCTTGAATGCTTTCTGGCCACACCTTAACCTCCTCCCCTTTGGCCTCTCAGCGTGGATAGTGGTTGCTACCATCTGGCAACTTTTTCGCCGGACTATTTACCCAGCCGTTGATTGGGCTCTTACCCTGGCGGGAGGATTCTATATCGGCTGGCTCATCAGCCATTTTGTTTCTTTACGTTCCCTCCCCAATGGTTACACCTGGGTTTTGTTAACCCTTTTTATTACCTGGGCGGAAGACTCGGGAGCCTACTTTGTGGGGCTAAAATGGGGCAAGAGGCCCATCTGGCCCCGCCTGAGCCCCAAGAAAACTTGGGAAGGAACAATTGGCGGATGGCTGGCCGGAGTGCTGGCGGCTATCGTTCTCGGAACCATTGCGGGAATTCCCCTGCACCACAGCCTGGCCCTGGGAATTATCGTGGCTACTACTGCGCCCTTCGGGGATTTAGCTGTTTCTATGATTAAAAGACAGGTTGGAGCTAAAGATTCAGGGACCATCTTCCCGGGTCACGGAGGGATGCTGGATAGAATAGACAGCCTTCTGTTCGCAGCGATTGGCGTTTATTACTACGTTGTTACGGTTGTTTTTTGA
- the uppS gene encoding polyprenyl diphosphate synthase: MDGNGRWAKQRGLPRLAGHRAGAENLRRVLRACGEWGIKYVTIYAFSTENWGRPREEVEGLFNLLNQYIDQSLPELVKEGVQVRHIGRMDGVPEELQEKIRQVVEATKENDRLILCVAFNYGGRTEIVDAVRKIVAKGYKPEEINEELISSHLYTAGIPDPDLIIRTAGEMRLSNFLLWQSAYAEYYSTPVYWPDFDEEELYKALLDYSRRERRFGLLKER; this comes from the coding sequence ATGGACGGCAACGGGCGCTGGGCTAAACAAAGGGGATTGCCAAGATTGGCAGGCCACAGAGCTGGAGCAGAAAACTTGCGCCGTGTCCTCAGAGCCTGTGGAGAATGGGGGATAAAATACGTGACTATCTATGCCTTCTCCACTGAAAACTGGGGAAGGCCCAGAGAGGAAGTGGAGGGCCTCTTCAATTTATTGAACCAGTATATAGACCAATCGCTGCCCGAACTGGTAAAGGAAGGGGTGCAGGTCCGCCATATAGGCCGGATGGATGGAGTCCCTGAGGAACTTCAGGAAAAAATCCGCCAGGTGGTGGAAGCTACCAAGGAGAACGATCGCCTTATTCTGTGCGTGGCTTTCAATTACGGAGGCAGAACTGAGATCGTAGATGCGGTTCGCAAGATAGTTGCTAAAGGCTACAAACCTGAGGAAATTAACGAAGAGCTTATCTCTTCGCACCTTTACACCGCTGGCATTCCTGACCCTGACCTTATAATTCGGACGGCTGGAGAGATGAGGCTCTCCAATTTTCTCCTCTGGCAAAGCGCCTACGCTGAGTATTATTCCACGCCCGTTTACTGGCCCGATTTTGACGAGGAAGAATTATACAAAGCCCTTTTAGATTACAGCCGCCGTGAAAGAAGATTTGGACTCCTCAAAGAAAGGTAA
- the frr gene encoding ribosome recycling factor — MVEEIFKDVRSRMEKAVEVLQEDLKALRTGRASPALLEKVKVEYYGTLLPLNQLASITAPEPRLLVVRPWDSSALPAIEKAILKSDLGLTPMNDGKVIRINIPRLTEERRKELVKVVSRRLEEAKIAVRNCRRDGLEQLKELQDEKLISEDEFFRARDRLDEMTEEIVKKIDEIGEVKKKEIMEI; from the coding sequence ATGGTGGAAGAAATCTTTAAGGATGTGCGGTCCCGAATGGAAAAAGCTGTAGAAGTTCTTCAGGAAGACCTCAAGGCTCTGAGGACAGGGCGTGCTTCTCCTGCTCTTCTGGAGAAAGTAAAGGTGGAATACTACGGGACCCTTTTACCTCTGAACCAGCTCGCTTCTATAACGGCTCCGGAGCCCAGGCTTCTGGTGGTGAGGCCGTGGGATTCTTCCGCCTTACCCGCCATAGAGAAGGCTATCCTCAAATCGGACCTGGGCCTTACTCCCATGAACGATGGCAAGGTCATAAGGATAAATATTCCACGCCTCACAGAGGAAAGGCGCAAAGAGCTCGTCAAGGTAGTCTCCAGGAGGCTTGAAGAAGCCAAAATAGCTGTCCGTAACTGTCGGCGGGATGGCCTGGAGCAGCTGAAAGAACTGCAGGACGAAAAACTTATCTCCGAAGACGAATTCTTCCGGGCCAGAGACAGGCTTGATGAGATGACCGAAGAGATAGTGAAGAAGATAGACGAGATCGGGGAAGTCAAGAAAAAAGAGATAATGGAGATCTGA